Genomic segment of Variovorax sp. OAS795:
CCGTCGTGGAAGGTCACGCCCTTGCGCAGCGTGAAGACCCAGGTCTTGGCGTCCTTGGTGGTGAACGACTCGGCCAGCGCAGGCTGCGGCGTCAGGCTGGCGTCCAGCGAGGTGAGGCTGTTGTAGACCATGTTGCAGCGCGAGTAGTCGGTCTGGTTCGACTGCTTGGCCGGATCGAGCGTGTCGGTGGCGGCGGCGGTGGCGCCCGCCACGCGGATGCGGCCGCCCTTCCTGGGCGTTTGCGCATGGGCGGTCATCGCCATGCCGGCGAGGCCGCCGGCCAGCGTGGCCTGCATGCCACCGGCCATCAGCATCGCGAGGATGTCGCGCCGCGATGCGCCGCGTTTCAGCGATTCCATCACGCGAAGGCTTTCGCTGGGACCGACGAGGTTTTGGAACCTCTTGTTGCTGCTGTCGCTCATGGTGGGGTACTCCTGTGAAGCCGGTGACTGAGGGTTGAAGAACAAACAAACACGGAACGAAATCGGTGGACGCGCGGCGCTCAGGCCAGCTTGTCCTTGAGCGAGTAGTAGAGCCCGACCGCCGGCAGGAACCAGGGCGGGCCGACATGGCCGGGGATGGCGGGCCAGTCGCGGTCCTGCCAGGGGTTGGCGCCGGCGTCGCCGTTCATGACGGCGGCCATGCGCTCGCCCATGTGGACCGACATCTGCGTGCCGTGGCCGCTGTAGCCCATGGCGTAGTAGAGGCCGTCGCGCTCGCCGGCATGGGGCAGGCGGTCCTGCGTCATGTCGACCAGTCCGCCCCAGCAGTAGTCCAGCCGCACGCTGCCGAGCTGCGGGAAGGTTTCGGCCAGTCCGGCGCGCAGGATCTCGCCGCTCGCGGCATCGGCCTGCGGGCTGGACACCGAGAAGCGCGCGCGTCCGCCGAACACCAGCCGGTGGTCGGCCGTGAGCCTGAAGTAGTGATGGATGTTCGCGACCGTGGTGTAGGTGCGCCGCGCCGCGAGCAGCGCCTGCGCACGCTCCGCGCCAAGCGGCTCGGTCACGACGATGAAGCTGCCGATCGGCACGATGCGCCGGCGCAGCCAGCCGAAGCTGCCGTAGCCGCCGTGGCGCGTGGCACCCGTGGCCAGCAGCACCTGCTGCGCCGTGACGGTACCGCCCGCGGTGTGCAGCCTGTGCGCATGGCCTTGGCCCAGCCGCTCGATGCGGTTCACCTGGGTGCCGGTGTGGATCTGCGCGCCGTGGCGCTGCGCGGCCTCGGCCAGGCCGCGGGCGAAGCGGCCCATGTGCATCTGGCCGCTGCGCTTGTAGAGCAGGCCGCCGTGGAAGCGCTCGCTCTGCACCTCGCTGCGCACCTGCGACGCATCGAGGATCTCGACGTCGGTGTCCACGCCATCGGCGACCAGGCGCTGCGCGCTGCGTTCGAGCGCGGCCATCTGGTGGGCGCGCGTGGCGAGCTTGAGCTTGCCGTGCCGCATGAAGTCGCAGTCGATCGCCTCGTCGCGCACCAGCCGCGCCACGGTGTCCACCGCGTCGTCGTAGGCGTGGTACCAGGCGCGCGCCTTGTCGATGCCGACCTTGGCCGCCACCTCGGCGTAGTCCACTGCCAGCCCGTTGTTGACGTGGCCGCCATTGCGGCCCGACGCCTCGGCCGCCACGCGCGTGCCGGCCTCCAGCACCGCGACGTTGGCGCCGCGCCGGGCGAGGGCCAGTGCCGCCGACAGGCCGGTGAAGCCGCCGCCGACGATCGCCACGTCCACCTGCGCGGGCAGCGCGTGCACTGCGGGCGAGAAGGCCGGGGCGGAATCGGTCCAGTAGGAGTCGAGCTTCATGGCGAGGGCGGTTGAACGCGTGGAAAGGAAAAGATCAGAGGCCGACGACGCCGGGCAGGCCGCCGATGTCCTTGATCTCGGTGTAGCGGTAGGCCGGATTGCCCGGGCCGTGGCCGCGATTGACGAACACCTTGTTGACGATGCCGATGTCGTCGGCCGACATCAGGTCGTAGCGCAGGCTCGACGACACATGCAGCACGTCTTCGGGGTTGCAGCCCAGCGAGTCGAGCATGTATTCGAAGGCCTGCAGGCGCGGCTTGTAGGCCTGGGCCTGCTGCGCGGTGTAGACGCGGTGGAACGGTGCGCCGAGCATGGCGACGTTCTTCTGGATCTGGTCGTCCGAGGCGTTGGACAGGATGACCAGCGGGATTTCCTTGGCCACCTTGGCGAGGCCTGCGGCGACGTCGTCGTGCGGGCTCCAGGTGGGCACTGCGTCGTAGATCTTCTGCGCGTCCAGGTCGAAGTACTGGATCTTCCATTTTTTGCAGAGGCGCCGCACTGCGTTCTTCAGCACCACCTCGTAGGGCTTCCAGTCGCCCAGAACCTCGTCGAAACGATAGGCGGTGAAGTCGGCATGAAACTCGGCCATGCGCTCGGCTGGAACGCGGTCGGCGAAAAGGTCGGCGGCCATCTCCTTCATGCGGAACCGGGTGAGGGTGCCGTAGCAGTCGAAGGTCACGTATTTGGGACGGAAGGTCATGGTCTCGGTTCCTGTTTAAAGGGTGGCAAATGCGACAAACTCATCACGAAGCGATTGCAGCACGCCCCCGCTCGAGGTATGTAGGGAAAAGCGGTGCGTTGCGAAGCGAAGCTGCGGTTTGCAGGGCCGGCGACGGCATGCCGTGCGGTGTGCCCTGCGGGCGTGCGGCCATGCACCTCGGTGCGTCGCCGCCGAGGCCGCAGGCACGCTTTTGAAGCGCGCTGCGGCCCCGGCAAACCGGCGCGCCGGGCTGTTGCCGATGGATGTTTCGCGGATCGAAGGCGTGCATGGCGGAGGTCTCCGGGGCAGGTTGGCAAGGGGTCGTCGATCCTAGGCAGGATGGCTCGGCATTTGTGTGCGTATCCGGCCGCGCCGCCGCATCGAATTGCGAAACCGGGGTGCGTGGCAGCCGAAGCTTGCAAGTTGCGAAAGAGCGCAGATTGGCTATGGTGCGGCGCCGCAATGTCGTCCAAGATGGGCCCGCCCTTCCTTCGACACAGAGAGTTTTTTCCCATGCCCGAACCTATTTCGAACGCACCCGCCGCGGACGGCGTGGTGCTCAGGCCGATGACGGCCGCCGACCTTCCGCATGCGCATGCGCTGTCCGCCGAGCTTCGCTGGCCGCACCGCCCCGCGGACTGGGAACAGGCGTTCTCGCATGCCGAGGGCATCGCGGTCGAGCGCGACGGCGAGCTCGTCGCGACCGGCCTGCGCTGGCTCTGGGGCAAGACCCACGCCACCATCGGCCTGGTGATCGTCTCGCCCGCCTGCCAGGGCCGCCGCATCGGGCACCGGCTCATGAGCGCCTTGCTCGACGGGCTGGACGGGCGCACGGTGCTGCTGCATGCCACCCCCGAAGGCCGTGGGCTCTACGAACGGCTCGGCTTCGTGCGCACGGGCGAGATGCGCCAGCACCAGGGCATCGCGCTGCCGGCCCCGCTGGTCGCGCTGCAGCCGGGCTGGCGGCTGCGGCCCGCCGGGCTCAATGAACTGCCCGCGCTGCAGGCGCTCGATGCCGCGGCGCGGGGCATGCCGCGCGACGCGCTGATCGCCGACCTGCTGCAGGGCGCCGATGCCTGCGTGGTGCTCGACCACGACAACCAGCCCAAGGGCTTCGCGATGCTGCGGCGCTTCGGCCGCGGCCATGCGATCGGCCCGGTGGTCGCGCCCGACACGGAGGGCGCGAAGGCATTGATCGCGCATCTGGCGGGCATGAACGCCGGTGCCTTCACGCGCATCGACATCGACTTCGAAAGCGGCTTGGCCGAATGGCTCGAGAGCATCGGCCTCCTGCGCGTGGATGCGCCGACGACGATGGTGCGCGGCGAGCCGCTCGCTGCGGCGCCGGAAGGGCCGTCGCTGTTCGCCATCGTGACGCAGGCCGTGGGCTGAAGGCGGCGCCATGACGAAGACCACCACCTTTCTCTACAAGTCCGATCCCGTGCGCGGCCGCCAATGGGCCGAGGTGTTCGGGCGCGACCGGCCCGACATCGACTTTCGCATCTGGCCCGACATCGGCGATGCGGCGCAGGTGCGCTTTCTCGCGGCCTGGGAGCCGCCGCCGGACCTGGCCGGGCGCTTTCCGAATCTCGAGGTGCTGTTCTCCTCGGGTGCGGGCGTCGACCAGTTCGATTTTTCGGCGCTGCCCGAGGCATTGCCCGTGGTGCGCATGATCGAGCCCGGCATCGTGCGCGGCATGGTCGAGTACGTGACGCATGCGGTGCTCGGCCTGCACCGCGACATGCCGCAGTACCGTCGCCAGCAGCAGGAAGGGTTGTGGAAGGCGCTCCCGGTGCGCCCGGCCGGCCAACGGCGCGTGGGCGTGCTGGGGCTCGGCTCGCTCGGCCAGGCCGTGCTGGCGCAGCTGGTGTCGCTCGGCTTCGACTGCGCGGGCTGGAGCCGCTCGCGCCACGAGGCCGAAGGGGTGCAATGCCATGCGGGCGCCGACGAGTTGCCGGCTTTTCTTGCGCGCACCGACATCCTCGTGTGCCTGCTGCCGCTCACCGATTCGACGCGCGGCTTTCTCGATGCGAAGCTGTTCGCGATGCTGCCGCAGGGCGCGGGCCTGGTGCACGTGGGCCGCGGCCCGCACCTGGTCGAGCGCGACCTCCTCGATGCGCTGGCCAGCGGCCGGATCGGCGACGCGGTGCTCGACGTGACCGACCCCGAGCCACTGCCGCCCACGCATGCGTTCTGGCGCCATCCGCGCATCGAGATCACGCCGCACATCGCGAGCATGACGCAGCCGCTGAGCGCAGCCGAGGCCGTGCTCGACAACCTGCGCCGCTGCGAAGCCGGCGAGCCGATGATCGGTCTGGTGGACCGCGCCAAGGGCTACTGAAAAGGCGCGCCGCATGATGTGCTGTGGCAAGGCGCATTACCGCAGCGTGCTTTGTGCAGCACCCCCAAAGCAGCACCACGCCGCACGGCGCGGCGCCTAAGCTGAGGGCATCGAAAGCTTCCTCCGCTCTCGCTTCAAACCCCACACCGCCATGACGCATCCCACCGCATTGCCGCACCATGCCACGCTCGACGCCATCGACCGTGCCCACCTGATCCATCCCGTCTCGCCCTGGCGCACGCACGAGCAGCGCGGCCCCACCGTGCTGGCCTCGGCGCGCGGTTCCTGGCTGACCGATGCCAATGGCCACGAGCTGCTCGACGCCTTCGCGGGCCTGTGGTGCGTGAACGTGGGCTACGGCCAGGAGAGCGTGGTGCAGGCCGCGGCCGAGCAGATGCGGCAGCTGCCCTATGCCACGGGCTACTTCCACTTCAGCAGCGCGCCGGCCATCCGCCTCGCGGAAAAGCTGGTGCAGGTCACGCCCGCCTCGCTGACCCGCGTGTACATGACGCTCGGCGGCTCCGAGGCCATCGACGCCGCCGTGCGCTTCATCGTGCAGTACTACAACGCGATCGGCAAGCCATCGAAGAAGCAGTTCATTGCGCTGGAGCGCGGCTATCACGGCTCGTCGTCGACGGGCGCCGGCCTCACGGCGCTGCCCGCCTTCCATCGCGGCTTCGACCTGCCGCTGCCCACGCAGCACTACATTCCTTCGCCCAACCCGTACCGCCACGCACAAGGTGCCGATCCCCAGGCGCTGATCGCCGCCTCGGTGGCTTCGCTGCGCGCCAAGGTGGCCGAGCTCGGCGCCGACAACGTGGCCGCCTTCTTCTGCGAGCCGATCCAGGGCTCGGGCGGCGTCATCGTGCCGCCCAAGGGCTGGCTCAAGGCCATGCGCGATGCCGCGCGCGAGCTCGACATCCTCTTCGTGGTGGACGAGGTCATCACCGGCTTCGGCCGCACCGGCCCGATGTTCGCCTGCGAGGCCGAGGGCGTGGAGCCCGACCTGATGACCATGGCCAAGGGCCTGACCTCGGGCTACGTGCCGATGGGCGCGACCATGATGTCGGAGAAGGTCTATGCCGGCATCGCCGACGGCACGCCCGCGGGCGT
This window contains:
- a CDS encoding FAD-binding oxidoreductase yields the protein MKLDSYWTDSAPAFSPAVHALPAQVDVAIVGGGFTGLSAALALARRGANVAVLEAGTRVAAEASGRNGGHVNNGLAVDYAEVAAKVGIDKARAWYHAYDDAVDTVARLVRDEAIDCDFMRHGKLKLATRAHQMAALERSAQRLVADGVDTDVEILDASQVRSEVQSERFHGGLLYKRSGQMHMGRFARGLAEAAQRHGAQIHTGTQVNRIERLGQGHAHRLHTAGGTVTAQQVLLATGATRHGGYGSFGWLRRRIVPIGSFIVVTEPLGAERAQALLAARRTYTTVANIHHYFRLTADHRLVFGGRARFSVSSPQADAASGEILRAGLAETFPQLGSVRLDYCWGGLVDMTQDRLPHAGERDGLYYAMGYSGHGTQMSVHMGERMAAVMNGDAGANPWQDRDWPAIPGHVGPPWFLPAVGLYYSLKDKLA
- a CDS encoding haloacid dehalogenase type II, translating into MTFRPKYVTFDCYGTLTRFRMKEMAADLFADRVPAERMAEFHADFTAYRFDEVLGDWKPYEVVLKNAVRRLCKKWKIQYFDLDAQKIYDAVPTWSPHDDVAAGLAKVAKEIPLVILSNASDDQIQKNVAMLGAPFHRVYTAQQAQAYKPRLQAFEYMLDSLGCNPEDVLHVSSSLRYDLMSADDIGIVNKVFVNRGHGPGNPAYRYTEIKDIGGLPGVVGL
- a CDS encoding GNAT family N-acetyltransferase — encoded protein: MPEPISNAPAADGVVLRPMTAADLPHAHALSAELRWPHRPADWEQAFSHAEGIAVERDGELVATGLRWLWGKTHATIGLVIVSPACQGRRIGHRLMSALLDGLDGRTVLLHATPEGRGLYERLGFVRTGEMRQHQGIALPAPLVALQPGWRLRPAGLNELPALQALDAAARGMPRDALIADLLQGADACVVLDHDNQPKGFAMLRRFGRGHAIGPVVAPDTEGAKALIAHLAGMNAGAFTRIDIDFESGLAEWLESIGLLRVDAPTTMVRGEPLAAAPEGPSLFAIVTQAVG
- a CDS encoding glyoxylate/hydroxypyruvate reductase A → MTKTTTFLYKSDPVRGRQWAEVFGRDRPDIDFRIWPDIGDAAQVRFLAAWEPPPDLAGRFPNLEVLFSSGAGVDQFDFSALPEALPVVRMIEPGIVRGMVEYVTHAVLGLHRDMPQYRRQQQEGLWKALPVRPAGQRRVGVLGLGSLGQAVLAQLVSLGFDCAGWSRSRHEAEGVQCHAGADELPAFLARTDILVCLLPLTDSTRGFLDAKLFAMLPQGAGLVHVGRGPHLVERDLLDALASGRIGDAVLDVTDPEPLPPTHAFWRHPRIEITPHIASMTQPLSAAEAVLDNLRRCEAGEPMIGLVDRAKGY
- a CDS encoding aspartate aminotransferase family protein, yielding MTHPTALPHHATLDAIDRAHLIHPVSPWRTHEQRGPTVLASARGSWLTDANGHELLDAFAGLWCVNVGYGQESVVQAAAEQMRQLPYATGYFHFSSAPAIRLAEKLVQVTPASLTRVYMTLGGSEAIDAAVRFIVQYYNAIGKPSKKQFIALERGYHGSSSTGAGLTALPAFHRGFDLPLPTQHYIPSPNPYRHAQGADPQALIAASVASLRAKVAELGADNVAAFFCEPIQGSGGVIVPPKGWLKAMRDAARELDILFVVDEVITGFGRTGPMFACEAEGVEPDLMTMAKGLTSGYVPMGATMMSEKVYAGIADGTPAGVPVGHGATYSAHPVSAAVALEVLRLYEEGGVLANGQRVAAHFAAGLDALSAHPLVGDSRHRGLLGALELVSDKQSKRGFDAALGLSERIFSAGYRNGLVFRAFGDNILGFAPALTFTEDEFAQMFVRLKKTLDDVLDAADVRAALAA